In a genomic window of Brassica rapa cultivar Chiifu-401-42 chromosome A10, CAAS_Brap_v3.01, whole genome shotgun sequence:
- the LOC117129307 gene encoding uncharacterized protein LOC117129307 translates to MESKFQDIHQGTRNVRDYGDKFNRLRRFAGHYLSDHDLIRRFLKGMRVELRNSCNVQDYRDVHELIKKAAEQESGHEEEQRQNQTSQNRGAKRPRDALPAAEPAPARPPCQRCGRYHVGECRAGACYNCGECSHMARECPKEKQAHRRRCYRCGQEGHLSWDCPTLQGENAGGAQPQQKRGQAARPRAYAVEGREGAKPIAGSVAVRGVTAFTLFDTGATHSFVSPRLTREWNFKGNFNTMVTGVETVGTEKMATRGRCEDVPVILAGVNLPGDLLELEVGRYEVILGMDWLAQHRAVIECAKACVRIPLDGRQIVYRGMRTMTAISVVSMPHAEEAIRKGGEAFLTTIEMVGETEAPDLGSIPVAAEYADVFEPLCGPPRHRSNAFTIELEPGPAPVSRAPYRLAPSKMAELKKTTGGTSGKGIHTP, encoded by the exons ATGGAAAGCAAGTTTCAGGACATCCATCAGGGGACAAGGAACGTGAGAGACTACGGAGACAAGTTCAACCGACTTCGGAGATTTGCGGGCCACTACCTGAGTGATCATGACTTAATCCGCCGGTTCCTTAAAGGAATGAGGGTAGAACTGAGGAACAGCTGCAACGTGCAGGACTACCGTGATGTCCATGAACTGATCAAGAAAGCCGCAGAACAAGAATCAGGGCACGAGGAGGAGCAGAGACAGAACCAGACCTCACAGAATCGTGGTGCCAAACGGCCCCGGGATGCACTTCCCGCGGCCGAGCCTGCCCCGGCAAGGCCCCCATGCCAAAGGTGTGGACGATACCATGTGGGGGAGTGCAGGGCAGGAGCATGCTACAACTGCGGCGAGTGCAGCCATATGGCGAGGGAGTGCCCGAAGGAGAAACAAGCCCATCGCAGACGCTGTTACCGCTGCGGCCAGGAGGGACATCTGTCGTGGGATTGCCCAACACTACAAGGAGAGAATGCGGGAGGGGCACAACCCCAACAGAAGAGAGGACAAGCCGCAAGGCCAAGAGCGTACGCCGTCGAGGGTCGCGAAGGAGCCAAACCAATCGCAG GGTCTGTCGCGGTCAGAGGAGTAACAGCATTCACTCTCTTCGACACTGGGGCAACTCACAGTTTTGTAAGCCCTAGACTTACACGTGAGTGGAACTTTAAGGGGAACTTCAACACCATGGTGACGGGAGTCGAGACTGTAGGGACAGAGAAAATGGCAACGAGGGGAAGATGTGAGGATGTACCAGTGATCCTCGCAGGAGTGAACTTACCCGGAGACTTGCTGGAACTAGAAGTGGGGCGTTACGAGGTGATATTGGGAATGGATTGGCTAGCACAGCACAGAGCTGTAATCGAATGTGCCAAGGCGTGCGTTAGGATTCCGCTAGATGGGAGGCAAATCGTGTACAGAGGAATGAGAACTATGACCGCGATATCCGTGGTATCGATGCCCCATGCCGAAGAAGCAATCCGGAAAGGAGGAGAAGCCTTCCTAACCACTATAGAAATGGTGGGGGAGACTGAAGCACCAGATCTGGGAAGTATTCCTGTAGCGGCAGAGTATGCAGATGTGTTCGAACCACTATGCGGACCCCCACGTCATCGAAGTAATGCCTTTACGATTGAGCTAGAACCCGGACCCGCCCCGGTCTCCAGGGCCCCCTACCGATTGGCACCGTCAAAGATGGCGGAACTTAAAAAAACAACTGGAGGAACTAGTGGAAAAGGGATTCATACGCCCTAG